The following nucleotide sequence is from Nitrosopumilus adriaticus.
AAGAAACATCAAGAGGCAGTAATGATCCAAGCATTGCAGTAACTGAAGATGATGCATATGTAGTTTGGATGGATAGCAATCATCCAAATTTTGGTGATGTTTATTTTACAAAGATCACAGATGGAAAAACAATACAAGTCCCAATCAATATAACAAATGGAACATCGTTTTATCCACATCCACAAATTCATGTTTTTGAAAATAATGTCTATCTGCTATGGGAAGACAGAGTATCTGAAGATGGTGATGAACAGATGTTTTTTGCAAAAAGCAATGATGATGGAAAAACATTCAGTGAACCAAAGTCAATTCCTGAGAACAACCAGTCAATTTTCCGTCCTGCATCAGTACACCAAGTAAATGATATCCTCTATGTGTTTGGAAGTAATTGGAATAGAGAAGCAAGACAAAGCAGCATCATATTTGTAACAAGTGATGACTATGGTGAGACATTTTCAGAACCAACAGTTCTGTTTAATCATGAACAATCAGATCAAGACATAAGGATACAAGTGTATGATGACACAATTTACATTTTGTCTGATGACCGAAATGACTTTGATGAAATTGGTTCATTGTATCTTAGAAAAATTTTGCCTACTGGAGAACTGTCTGATATTGTAAATGTCAATGGAGGCACTACTAGTGTAACTCATCCACAATTTGCAGTGTATGACGAAAACGTCTATGTCTCATGGAGAGAAAGAGTATATGAAAAGGGAGACTGGGGAATCACTGAGAGATGGTACCAAGTCTTTACAAAAAGCCATGATGGTGGAGATACGTTTGGTGAGATAATCACGTTTGATTCAGATCCTAAGTCAATTGACACTGTGGGTGCGGAGGGGGATTTTGTGTTTGCTTATGATGACTCTGTGTATGTATTATGGAAATCCGAATATTGGGATGGGGAGACTCAAGAGTTTAAGATCTTTCTTGCATACAGTACCAACAACGGTCAGGATTTTACCGTAATGACAGTACCACTAAATGAAAAGATAGTAGACCATGGATACATTACAACAATACTGGAAGGTGACAATCTGCATCAGATTGCAGTAACTGGAAAAAATCTACCATATAATGACGCAGCAGTATATTTTGCATCAAAAACTGACAATGAATATTCAGTGCCTGTAGACATCCTAAAAGATATTCAGACGAGAATTGGCTGGATGCCAAAGTTTGCATCAGATGGAAACAATGTTCATTTTGTAACAGAAGGAAACAATGACAAGAACTGTTTGTTGTATTCATTTAGTAATGACAATGGTGAGTCATTTGGAGATGTTATGAATCTCAGCTATGGAGATGATTACACCTGTTTTGGTAAGAATCTAGATATCAAACCACCAATCAAACAAATATCCTCAGGTACAGAACTCTCAGATGTACAATGCAAAGAAGATCGTACTGTGGGATATGTTTTGTCACTAAGACAACGAGATGATATGCCCGTATGTGTCAGTGCAGACAGTCATGATGAGTTGGTAAACAGGGGATGGCTCTTAGAAAATGGACAAGAGATTTTGTCATTGGATGCTGCAAAAAAATTCATCGAGTCCAGTCCCACATTTTTATCTGGAGGGGTTGAGGATTCCATCAATCTTGATATCGTAAATGTAAGAAAAACAATTCCTCCAATTGTTACAATCAATGGGACATTTGTTGTGATGAACACCAAAGACATTCTCAGTGATGGTCCATTTGAAGTGGTAACTGAAACACCTGATACAAAAAATGTTGCAATGCAAGTGGCACAGATAAACAAAGTACATTCCGCAATAATTGATGGCACTTGGGATGAAATCAACCAAGACTATGTAGAAGATATTCCAAAAGAAAATACATTTCACCAATATTCTCCTGGCCCAACCTCACGCATAGTGTTGGAGATTGGTGATTCAATTAACAAAAGAGGAATGATTCCAATTACAATTACAGAAATATCTGAGAATGCGGTAGGAAGTGCAACATTTTGGCAGTTTCAGCCAATAAGGCATAATGGGGACAATCGAGGAGTAACATGGGATTTTTTGCCAGAGTCACATCGACAAGGATGGGGATTCTTTGATGAGAATGGAGATGATGCATGGGATGACTCTAAAATTCCAAGGGACAAATATGGAATTCCTGCAGACGGACACGGATATCCGATGTTTTGTGGAGATCAAAGAGTAAATGGAGAATCAGCACATCCATCGGGAATTCCAATAAAACCAGACGTGAGAACTGTGATCATGAAATCTGGACAGATGGGATATCTTCCAGATTCAGATGGAATTTACAACATTAGATATGGTTCATTATTTGAGACAGACGTAATATTTCCAGACAATGCCAAAATAATTGAAAATGAATCAATGTTGTGTATTATGGAAAACGTCAGAGAAGATGCAACACACGGATATTATACAAATTTAGTTTTTGAGTTGGAAAATGAAAACTAGACTTTTGATAATAATTGGAATCGTAATATTTGCAATTTCCATAACTTCATCTTCTCTTGTATATAATCAGGAAATTAAATTGTTTACTGGAATGATGATGTCTACTGATTGTAGACCTGGTGAAATAAGACACAATGATCAATGCATCGAATTTGAAGTTCCTTCACATATTGGTACTCTAAATTATGGGATTGATTCTATTGTTTCATACTGTGAAGAAATACCTACACCTCCGAATTCTGGTATTGGTATTGACAGGTGCATTCCATTTGAATTTGTAGATGTAGATGAACTGTTGCAGAGAATCCAAAACAACAACACTGAACCATTAAGCTGGCCTTCATCAATAAAACTTTCTTGGTGTGCAGATAGATTTGATTCTATTAAACATGAGTTTTTAGAAAATTTTGATGGGTGTGATACCTCTGATTGTTCAGCAGAGCCACCATTATTTTCTTCAGCCCTAAACAATGATGAAGAATTTATTGAACAAGGGTGTGCACAATTTGTAGATAAATGGGCATATCTAACTGAAGATAACGATTTTACTTGGAATCAGGTTTACTGGGAAGATTTTGTAAATCATCATTACAAATTTGAGATAACTACGGATCCTGAGAGAAACCAAAAATGTGCAAAACTCTTTGATTTGATAATGCTTAGTGCACCTGATTCTGATTTGTGGTATGAACTAACTGAGACCAATGATTTTGTGGATGCACAATGCGCAAGTGTTGTGGAGGAATGGGAAGATTTGACTGAGTATAATGTGTGGAATATTGGTCTATCTTGGGATAATGTGGTAGAACATGAATTGTACGGTTGTAATAAGAATGAAGTTTATTTTTCTGGTATTTGTATGACTCAAGAAACTAAAGATCGAGCACAATCTATTGGAGAATTAGAACATGAAAACTAGGAAAATATTTTGGCTTTCAGTTACAATTTTTTCCATATTGATAATTGGCGCTGTCTTGTACATGAATATTCTATCTTTTGAGCGTCTATTTCCTCTGGATTGTGATGTTACAGAGGAATGGCTGAGAGGAAAAACAGACTTTCTTGTAGTCAAGAACTTTTTGAATAACTATCCTGATTCAGAGTTTAAAAATTTGGGAAATGTGGAAAACATGCCAAGATATTGCCAATATGCTTTTGTTGTAGAAAAACAGGGAGAAATAAAACAAATCGTAATCACAGTTGACAAAAATCTGCAACTGACGAGAATTACTGCTGATCACGGAGAATAAAATGAAAACTAGACTTTTGATAATTATTGCATTTGTGATGGTTTCTACAATCACTGAATCATTTGCAGAAGAAATCGAAATAAAATTTGATGAAACTCTTCTCTATGATAGTTTGAAACTGTATTTTTATGATATAGAGGATTCTAGATGTCCTTTGGATGTGACATGTGTTTGGGAAGGAAAAGTTTCAGCAATGATCCACGTTAGCAATGAAACTCATAAAATTGGAGGTGGATTTGAAATTGGAAAACCACTCACATACATCACACCATACACAATTACCCTAATTGATGTAAAGCCACATCCCATCAGCACCGAAAATCCTGACTATGTGGCAATTTTGGAGATAACAAAATCTGATAGTACTGATGAACTAACTGATGAGCAGGTTTGTGGGGTTGGAAATGTACTACTTGATGGGGTTTGTGTTCCTGAAAACAAAATTGAAGAACATGAAATAGACCAGCTAAGGGGAGAATCCCTCTCAAATCCTGAAGTGATGATAATAATTGAGAGTCTTGGTGCAGGATTGATTGTATTGTTTATTGTAATTTATGCAATTAAAAAGAAGAAAAAGAAATGATTTCAGTAGATTGTTCTCACTCACTTGCAATAAAAGACAAACTGCTGATCTTCGTAGCTGACAAACTGGGAGCACTCCCAATTCTAAAGTCTGACAAGTTTTTTCTTGAATCCTTCGATGAATTTTCAATAGACAAGCATAAAGTAATCTCTGCAATTGAAGAGTTTCTGGACTCTGTCAACTTGAGAGAAAACTTTCAGATAGTTCCAAAGGGTGATGACATCAAGATAGAACCTATTGATGGTGAGGGCATGAAGACAAAACTAGAAAAATTATCCAAGATAAATGAAAACCCTTTCTTTGAGTGCACACATTGTGGGTTTATGACTATGTATGAGGAAGAACTAAGAACGCATAGGCTTATTCATTATATCTAGAGTGGTGAAACTAAGAATAGCTTCTGAATTGTTAGATAACAAATGTGAATAAAAGTTAAATGTTAAAACCTGTTATGACATACATGGATTCAAAAATTGCAATGTTTTCAATATTTACCCTTACTGTAATTCTAACCATGGGGCTTACAGTAGATACAGCAGTTGCTCAAACCTCTGCATCAGTTGATGGCGGGGAAGAATACAAAGACGGATCACATGAAGGAAAATCTTGCCCATCTAAAGATAAAAAAACTGCATCAGTTGATGTTGGTTTGAATATCTGATTTCTGTGAACGCATGAATTCCTTCAAATTAAAGCAAGTTGTCATTAAAAAAATAGATTTACTGCTTACAAAAAATATTGGCGATAAGGAACGACTTGAACAAATTCAGATGAAGCTTGCACGTGGACTACCATTGTTTTCTGAGAATCAGGCATACATTGACGCACTAATTTTGGATAATTTGTCTGACAAAGAAATTGATTCTATCAGAAAAGAAATAGAGTCTGCAATACTTGAAAAATCGGATTTTGATGAACAACAAATGATGTGCTGTATTTGTTGTGGAAATGCAAAAAAATCCCTTGGCAGTGGTGGAATGTGCGGTACTTGCTATCTTGACTATAACATAAAGATCTCAAAATTCATTACAAGACCTATGGTTGGCAGAACATTTTAGAAATTGAACGGTCTTAATTATTTTTTCACGCCAGTAGGTCCTGAATACAAAAAGACATTTGCAAGAAATGTTGGCATTGGCTTTTTGCTACTTTTTGCATTTTATGGTGCTTGGAATTTATTCAGTGATATTTCTGAGCCTGAAACTATCTCAAATGATTCTGACATTGAAGAACTAATCAAAACTTTCAAAGAAAAATATTCAGACCGCGAGATTACTGAATTTCCTGATTCCAAAGGAATCCCCTACAAGTATGTGGCACATGCACAAAATAGTGATGTTGAATTGCTTTTAGAAAAAGACAGAGTAGTGTTAAAGGCTTGGAAGGATGGTGACACATTATGCATTGTTTCAAATCCTCTTCCAAGAGATATTTTGGATAACTGTCCTCTAAAATGGTGAATTGAACATTTAATCTACCAGAAGTAAAAGATACGAAGTCTTTATGAATATCATATTTTTGAGATGTAACGTATGGCTCTTCCCAAAAAATTACAACGACCACATGGAATTACCATTGTTGCAATTTGGTTTGTACTTGAGGGAATCTATTATTTTTACACCCATTCAATTGGCATGTTTGGTGGAGCGAATCTGTTGGAAATATTTGCAGACGATCTGGTGCAAAATTCTTTGACCGCCTATGGATTGGGGTTGGCCATGTTCAATTTTGTTGTTGCATGGGCATTCTGGGATGGTAAGGCATGGATAAGAATACCAACAATCATTGTCTTGTCTACAAGTGTTATTGTAACTTGGATACTGTTTTCATTCCAATTAGCAAGTGCATTTGAGAGTATTTTGAGTACTGCGTTAACCGGTGTTGTCATAATTTATCTCTTAAAATCAAGTGTAAAGAAATACTTTGAACAATGTAATTCTGGATTTTAATAAAATAAAAACTAGATTTTTGATAATTATTGGAGAGTGAATGTGCAGTGAATTCATTTTTGATTAAAAAGTAGAATGCTGTGAATTCTATGTTTCATCTTTAATGATTGCAAATCTTCTTTGTACGTTATTGTACTAACTGCCATCATAACTGTGATGATTATGAATGAAAGCATTACAATAAAATTCTGATAAAGCCATTCAGTTGAAAATAGTTCTATTGACTCTGTCTTTTTTTCACTAATTCCTAACTGGTTTTCGTATAGGATCATCCCATTTTGATTTTGAACTGACACTCCCATAGTATCTGGATGCGCAAATACAATCGATATTGAACCGCTTAGAAGCAAGACTGTTAGGAATATCCCGTATATTTTCATAATTTTGAGCCTAAAAACAGAATTTAGCAGATGATCTTTAGCGGATCAGAATTTGCAATCTCGTTAATCGTCACATACATGTTAAACTCGTCATCGTCTACCTTTACTTCAAAACTATCAATCGTGGAATAGTATTTTTTGTTGTGCTCTGAATCCCCCAAATCATTTGTGGCAAGCAGTCCGTGTGAAATCAAATATGAAATGTTTTCAGAAATATTTTCTGTATCTTTTTTTGCCCTTGATACAATCTCCCAGATAGTGATTGGATAGTCAAATGCAATGTCTAGGATTTGTTTTTTTACTGGATCATCAAAGGATTCTAAAATTGCACTTTTCAATGACTCGTCTTTAATCTCAACTGTGTGTCTTGCTTTTGATTCAAGACGACAAATTACATCTAGGGTTTTTTTAATTAATGGTGTGCAGTCATCTCCGAGAACTTGCCCTGTAATCGTTTGGAATTTCTCAAAATCTTTAATTGATGACAATAAGGTCATGTGATGCTGCTCAAACAATGAATTTTTTATTTTTGTTATTTCGTCATAACTGACAAAATCTGAAAATGTTTTCTCAAAAGGTGAAGCTAGGAGAGTCTCCATTGCAGTCATGGATAAACGGCCTCTCCTATTGGATACTTTGGTAAACGTGACAGGTTTACCTGAAGTCGTATCTGACTAACTCTTGTAGATACACTAAACTCTGCCTTTGAAATTATTTTGTCATACAAACGAACACGATTTGTAGTCTTTGTGTATCCTACAGGCAAAATAAAACCATCTTGTAACAGCTCGTTGAATTTACGGTAAGCTCCTGACTGTGAAACTCCTGCATGTCTTAACATCTCGTCTTTTGGAATTGGTTTGTCAATGTGCAACAGAATTTTTCGTTTTATTGCATCAGAATAAATTCCAATAATTTTTTCTGCAAGATTATGTTCGTACAGCTCAATCCATAGTGAATAGTCATGATCTTTTAGAATAGTCAGTGCAGACT
It contains:
- a CDS encoding sialidase family protein, yielding MKARLLIIFLIAFTTIGMVSADAYHNEETSRGSNDPSIAVTEDDAYVVWMDSNHPNFGDVYFTKITDGKTIQVPINITNGTSFYPHPQIHVFENNVYLLWEDRVSEDGDEQMFFAKSNDDGKTFSEPKSIPENNQSIFRPASVHQVNDILYVFGSNWNREARQSSIIFVTSDDYGETFSEPTVLFNHEQSDQDIRIQVYDDTIYILSDDRNDFDEIGSLYLRKILPTGELSDIVNVNGGTTSVTHPQFAVYDENVYVSWRERVYEKGDWGITERWYQVFTKSHDGGDTFGEIITFDSDPKSIDTVGAEGDFVFAYDDSVYVLWKSEYWDGETQEFKIFLAYSTNNGQDFTVMTVPLNEKIVDHGYITTILEGDNLHQIAVTGKNLPYNDAAVYFASKTDNEYSVPVDILKDIQTRIGWMPKFASDGNNVHFVTEGNNDKNCLLYSFSNDNGESFGDVMNLSYGDDYTCFGKNLDIKPPIKQISSGTELSDVQCKEDRTVGYVLSLRQRDDMPVCVSADSHDELVNRGWLLENGQEILSLDAAKKFIESSPTFLSGGVEDSINLDIVNVRKTIPPIVTINGTFVVMNTKDILSDGPFEVVTETPDTKNVAMQVAQINKVHSAIIDGTWDEINQDYVEDIPKENTFHQYSPGPTSRIVLEIGDSINKRGMIPITITEISENAVGSATFWQFQPIRHNGDNRGVTWDFLPESHRQGWGFFDENGDDAWDDSKIPRDKYGIPADGHGYPMFCGDQRVNGESAHPSGIPIKPDVRTVIMKSGQMGYLPDSDGIYNIRYGSLFETDVIFPDNAKIIENESMLCIMENVREDATHGYYTNLVFELENEN